The genomic region ACCCTGATTGATCCTGAATAATAGAGGAAGAAACTGGAAAGGAGAAAAAGCCAAGTAAAACTTTACTAGCAGAAAACAGAGTCACAGAAGAAGCCCTTTGAAGGAAAAAGTGAGTGGGCTTTGCTTTTTTAGAGTAGCAAGGAAATCTTTCATCTCAGCTTCAGCTTATCATCCCTGACTCCTGCAAATTAACGGCCAACAAAAACTCCACCGATACACTATTTTTACATCAATAACcataattaaaaactaaacatttgttttccttaatatCAACAGTCGTCGGGTTATTCTACTTGCTGGATAGAAATCACAGTTGAAAATTACAGGATCATAGCTAAATAAAGagcccctttttctttttcttcttttccatttttaccAGATTCATGAACCTTCAAAAGGAAGGGACGACACTGTACTGGGCGTCGGACATGAAAGCTGCTGCAGCAGAAGGCGAGTTATACATGTGGTCAACTTCGTTGTCGATTTCGGCTCTTTTGGCGAAACGGCCTTTGATTCTTGGCCTTGACTCAGCGTAGGCCTTTCGGGAAGCGTAGCGGATTGTTTTCTCGAATTTTCtgttctttctcttctctctgTACCTTAAAACTCTAGCCTCTCGATCGATTCCACAGGCTTGGGGTGCTTGGTTATTGGTCGTAGTTGCCGAGATGGGTACGCTCGGATCAGTCATGGTTCGTCCGAAAGGATACGAGATTTCGGACAGGGTATTCCCATCTGGAACTACTCCTACCTCAAGCGACGATGATGAAACCTGAAAGTTTTGTTTAGTTTGTATCAAGAATCAGTTTACAGAAGTTTATTTTTCAAACCagaaaagtttattttttcttctttgaaagTTGCTAAGAGAAGATTGAATTGTGAAGGGGAGGAAATTTCCTTTTATGAGAAGTAAGAAGAGATCAAAAGAGACATACCCAAATcgttattattattcattttttctttttggctttttttgagaaaattgagtAGATTATGTAATTGAAGAAAGTGGATTGAAGTATTTACACTTTGGCTGAGAGACGGAGTTTGGTAGCTGAAAGCTGTGAGCTTGGATCGACAGAAGTCAATATCGAAACAATTTTCATTGTTGATCACTGGAATTGTTGCTGGTTTGGCCTGAACTGGAACTACGCTATCCATAGCTGCGTTATTATGAGGTTGAAACGAATTCTGGTACTCGAAATCAATAAACGGATCTATTTCAGAGAAGAACAAATCCCCTGTTTTGACTTGATTAGTTTCCCCGGTGAGTTTGGAAATGAGGTTAGGATTGGGCAACAACCAAGAACCAGGTTCTACATCTTCTTGTTGACAAGCACCACTATGATCCATCGGCACAAGAAAGCTGAAAGGGGAAGATTTGACAACGGTATCAGCAGAGTCAAAGAAAGGCTCGACAGGGACACGCTCGTGGCGACGAGCCAGAGGATTAGCAGAGTGGATGTCGGCATCACAGGTAACGCAAAGGGCAGCAGCGTCGGCCTTGCAAGTGACCGCAGCTGGGGCCTGCTCGCACACCTCGCACATCCACACCCTCTCATGACGAGAAGAGACGAGTTTGTTATTACCAGAGTGGATCCTGGAATCACAATTCAGGCACATAAAAGCCGAATCAGCACGACAAAAAATAGCCGCAGCAGCTGATTTACAAGTGTCGCATGTCTTAGCAGCCATGCCCCAGCCTCCCGGAATCCCCTTGACGCTCGCTATCTCCATTCCCATCCTCATAAATCAAAGCAATTGAtgtatatatttgttttttgctCCCAGTTTCCCTCTGAAAGGGCTAGTGCTTTTTCTGTTTTATGGTTTTGGGGATCTTTGGACTAAACGTGGAGTGTTGCAACAGTTGGTTCTTGATTTGGTTTTTAGGGATGTGTTTGGCTATCTATCTAGTGACCAGTGAAGGGTGGAAATCTAGGTGCTGACGAGTGAGAGAGGGACACGTGGAGCGATATACACCATGAAAAAGTAGCTGTTTTAggacaaaatattttttgggaTTTTAATAATGTTTGGGGGAAGTTGTTGTCATGTGTCTGTGCCGACGTAGGGCCCCATTGGGAGGAGGTCGAGGGCAAGGTGAAGTGACAGCAAGTTTGATCAAACTTTTCATGAGACGTCTAGGAACCCGGAACGGGCGTAGCGATCACTTCAGATTTGGCAGCGGATTATCCAAACGGGTCGGGCATGCTCCAAATCTTGTATTATAAATCTCATACACGTTACAAGTGagtgtaattgttttataaaggtaattgataaaaaaaaaaagaaagaaaagaattgaaCCCAATAACGATAATGAAATTATCGACCATCACAAAACTtctatttatttcattttttattttccttcttcCCTAATTTTTATGTTGCCCTTGaatttaaaacttttctttctttctcgtTTTAGTTTGCGAtatattttaaggttttttccCAAACAAGATTATACtaattatgataaaaattaCTCCTTCTACTATGGGTTTTTTTTCCCGAACAAGATTATACtaattatgataaaaattaCTTCTTCTATTATGGGTTTTTTTCCCTTTAACTGTTATCAAATAGAAGCTCTTATATATTCCCTTACCAATAGGTCAGaaatatgatttaaaatggaacTTTCTAATGAATGCTTAAGGCTTTGGTTGATCGTATACAATTAATTGATCATTGATTATTGCAATTTAGATATCTCCATAAGCCTTTTGCATCAGTGTTGTAGGTCACTATTAATGTTAAGCATTTAGTTTTTGTAATACAGGGACGTACTCTTTGATAAATTCGAACTCtcttgtttatatatataaattataagaataattattgtattaaatagtaattttttaaaaaggtaTTTGAAGTTTCATTAATCGAAAATTAGTACATTCTTTatcaaattataattcaatataGCATACGAATATTTGACTCATTACTTGGTGTATGATTTTCTATCTAAAGAATAGAATTCATATCTCCCTTtcctcaattaaaaaataataataactcaATATAAACTTAAAAGAATGTTAGAGCTTACAATTCAATCCTATCAAATTATGtaccataattcctcaaatgcATTGAAAAGAACATAAGAACATTGGGCTTCAGCAAAGGCACGCTCAAATTGCATGTAACAGAGCCAAGAACCTAAAGAGAAATTCCATCAAGCAGCTTTAAAGCAGGAAACAAAGGGATAACCAAGAAGAATTAAAGTAGTAATATCAAAAGAATTGAATTTAACCGCTTTATTACCTTGACTCTTATGCATGCATgcatacataaaaaaataaaaataaaaaataaaaatatatatatatatataaagagatataaattaaatattatatatcttGATTTAACGAGTACAAAAATAATGTGATAAAAAAACTAATGTAATAATTTTTCGAGTATAAAAGTGAcgtattcaaataataaaaacttttaaaacaaCTAACTAATGCATATAGTTGGTTTTAACTATCTCACATTTtcaacatattttaaatattcaatatataataaaaataataataaatcaaatttattaaaaaattaaattacagaaaacttactcaatttttaaaaatatctcgTCAAACAACGATCAAGCACAAGTGCTTGGATAGTTACATGGACTCTTTTAGTTTCGTGAGAGTGGCTTTggtgttttttattttatt from Theobroma cacao cultivar B97-61/B2 chromosome 9, Criollo_cocoa_genome_V2, whole genome shotgun sequence harbors:
- the LOC18589182 gene encoding zinc finger protein CONSTANS-LIKE 5, which translates into the protein MRMGMEIASVKGIPGGWGMAAKTCDTCKSAAAAIFCRADSAFMCLNCDSRIHSGNNKLVSSRHERVWMCEVCEQAPAAVTCKADAAALCVTCDADIHSANPLARRHERVPVEPFFDSADTVVKSSPFSFLVPMDHSGACQQEDVEPGSWLLPNPNLISKLTGETNQVKTGDLFFSEIDPFIDFEYQNSFQPHNNAAMDSVVPVQAKPATIPVINNENCFDIDFCRSKLTAFSYQTPSLSQSVSSSSLEVGVVPDGNTLSEISYPFGRTMTDPSVPISATTTNNQAPQACGIDREARVLRYREKRKNRKFEKTIRYASRKAYAESRPRIKGRFAKRAEIDNEVDHMYNSPSAAAAFMSDAQYSVVPSF